The Pyrococcus kukulkanii genome contains a region encoding:
- a CDS encoding thioredoxin domain-containing protein — MKFVKVTLLVLLLVSFSLGCISSNQTQSQTQTPSSTTTQDWLQGLDKSKFHFYIYGLDTCPHCQKMKKLLPEYFGNGSLTFYEVRSNEKNLQIYYNFSHLIGVQGVPLVGIFYDGKLYAIIEGEIDPKLIPKLVKEAMKNKGVILIISAGQYILPFNNTKAVSAINNMTRWFKEGVPES, encoded by the coding sequence ATGAAGTTCGTTAAGGTCACTCTGCTCGTGCTTTTACTTGTATCCTTTTCCCTCGGGTGCATATCTTCAAACCAAACTCAGTCTCAAACTCAAACCCCAAGTAGCACGACAACACAGGACTGGCTTCAGGGATTGGACAAGTCAAAGTTCCACTTCTACATCTACGGTCTAGATACCTGCCCTCACTGCCAGAAGATGAAAAAGCTACTGCCCGAATACTTTGGTAACGGTAGCTTAACGTTCTATGAAGTCCGTAGCAACGAAAAGAACCTCCAAATCTACTACAACTTCTCCCATTTGATCGGTGTTCAAGGGGTTCCTTTAGTCGGAATATTCTATGATGGCAAGCTGTACGCGATAATTGAGGGAGAGATAGATCCAAAGCTTATCCCGAAGCTTGTAAAAGAGGCCATGAAGAACAAGGGTGTAATCTTGATCATAAGTGCCGGCCAGTACATCTTGCCCTTCAACAACACAAAAGCTGTCAGCGCCATTAACAACATGACTAGGTGGTTCAAGGAGGGGGTTCCAGAATCATGA
- a CDS encoding helix-turn-helix domain-containing protein, with protein sequence MHSKEFVYKVLATKKKAISLKKLSSELETSMPKLLQTLKQLENDGLVEISYKSEIIVKAKTLGDYTS encoded by the coding sequence ATGCATTCCAAGGAGTTTGTGTATAAAGTTTTGGCCACAAAGAAGAAGGCTATAAGCTTAAAGAAGCTGAGTTCTGAACTTGAAACTTCTATGCCTAAACTCCTTCAAACCCTTAAGCAGCTTGAAAATGACGGCCTTGTTGAAATCTCTTACAAGAGTGAGATAATAGTTAAAGCGAAGACTCTTGGGGATTATACAAGCTGA
- a CDS encoding DUF3216 domain-containing protein gives MKLVEEVKSLCKRLGEDNLVEAIDRFMLLNQGLEKTRGEHFAKAGIYGFLEGILTTLRIRHEDHKIEELLIRVKEAREKEEIFLRKARPPISE, from the coding sequence ATGAAGCTAGTTGAAGAAGTAAAATCTCTGTGCAAGAGGCTAGGAGAAGATAATTTAGTGGAGGCAATAGACAGGTTCATGCTATTAAACCAGGGGCTGGAAAAGACAAGGGGAGAGCACTTCGCTAAGGCAGGAATCTACGGATTCCTTGAGGGGATTCTTACGACGTTGAGGATTAGGCATGAAGATCACAAAATCGAAGAGCTACTTATAAGAGTTAAAGAGGCCAGAGAAAAGGAAGAAATTTTCCTTAGAAAGGCAAGACCGCCTATTTCTGAGTAG
- a CDS encoding class I SAM-dependent methyltransferase, whose amino-acid sequence MPKIKPFEEHRDRYESWFERNKLAYLSELNAVKEVLPEGECVEVGVGTGRFAAPLGIKVGVEPSKKMAEVAEKRGIKVIPGVAEDLPFEDSSLDCILMVTTICFVDDPEKTIREAYRVLKPGGYLIIGFVDRESPIGREYEEKKDKSLFYREARFFSTKELIELLKKQGFIVDRIVQTLFHRLDEIREIEPVKEGYGEGSFVVIRARKVS is encoded by the coding sequence ATGCCGAAAATTAAGCCGTTTGAGGAGCACAGAGATAGGTACGAAAGCTGGTTTGAGAGGAATAAGCTGGCCTACTTGAGCGAGCTCAATGCCGTAAAGGAAGTTCTCCCTGAAGGGGAATGCGTTGAAGTCGGGGTTGGAACGGGAAGGTTTGCCGCTCCCCTGGGAATAAAGGTTGGAGTTGAGCCCTCTAAGAAAATGGCAGAGGTAGCGGAGAAGAGGGGAATAAAGGTAATTCCTGGGGTTGCTGAAGATCTGCCGTTTGAAGATTCCTCCCTCGACTGCATACTCATGGTCACGACGATATGCTTTGTTGATGATCCCGAAAAGACGATAAGGGAGGCCTATAGGGTTCTTAAACCTGGGGGTTATCTGATCATAGGGTTCGTGGACAGGGAAAGTCCAATAGGAAGGGAATATGAGGAGAAGAAGGACAAAAGCCTCTTCTACAGAGAGGCAAGGTTCTTCTCAACTAAAGAGCTAATTGAGCTGTTGAAGAAGCAGGGATTTATCGTCGACAGGATTGTTCAGACTTTATTCCATAGACTGGACGAGATAAGGGAGATAGAGCCGGTAAAAGAGGGATATGGAGAGGGTAGCTTCGTTGTAATAAGGGCAAGGAAGGTGAGTTAA
- the cytX gene encoding putative hydroxymethylpyrimidine transporter CytX codes for MYEIKPVKDKIFDFWSNFSIWFGADFGIAVIWAGALLTPYLSLKQALLVILIGHLLGNAVMSLIAVEGQETGLPTMVLSRGPLGGRGSVLPSILNYLQLIGWTAIMLLVGAKALDAIFPGTYSAWVIILGVLVTAWTLVGPENWRWLEKISVALLGVLSVWLLYVIFSRYSFSELWSKPGEGGLPLLIALDLVIAMPLSWAPTIADYARFAKTKEDAAWGTYLGHLAGSAFCYFLGALSNVAIKQPDPISIIAAYGLGIPAMLIVLVSTLNTTFMDIYSASITWKNVNPRANAKLHVMLVGAVGTILALIFPIDKYEAFLLLIGGAFVPLAAIMITDYFIVRKKYDAGELLSDESIKVSGVIAWIIGFLLYMGLTMESLMGVHVPGLSSIGNQIGASIPVFVTSAVLYYILDRWLR; via the coding sequence ATGTACGAGATAAAGCCAGTTAAGGATAAAATATTCGACTTTTGGAGCAACTTTTCAATATGGTTTGGAGCGGACTTTGGAATAGCAGTGATATGGGCTGGGGCACTGTTAACCCCTTACCTTTCGCTTAAGCAGGCCCTTCTCGTAATACTCATTGGACACCTCTTGGGTAACGCCGTCATGAGCTTGATAGCTGTGGAGGGTCAGGAAACCGGACTTCCTACCATGGTTTTATCAAGGGGCCCCCTTGGGGGAAGAGGTTCAGTGCTACCATCGATTCTCAACTACCTCCAGCTCATAGGATGGACGGCGATAATGCTACTTGTAGGTGCCAAGGCCCTAGATGCTATTTTCCCAGGGACATATTCTGCCTGGGTGATCATCTTGGGTGTTCTTGTCACAGCGTGGACGCTCGTTGGGCCAGAGAACTGGAGGTGGCTGGAAAAGATATCAGTGGCACTCTTGGGGGTTCTCAGCGTCTGGCTACTGTACGTGATATTCTCCCGATACTCATTCTCGGAGCTTTGGAGCAAGCCTGGGGAAGGAGGTTTACCTCTCCTCATAGCTTTAGACTTGGTAATTGCGATGCCCCTGAGCTGGGCTCCTACGATAGCTGACTATGCAAGGTTCGCGAAGACGAAGGAAGATGCCGCCTGGGGGACTTACCTCGGACACTTGGCAGGTTCAGCGTTCTGTTACTTCCTGGGTGCCCTGAGCAATGTCGCAATTAAACAGCCAGACCCCATAAGCATAATAGCTGCATACGGCCTCGGAATACCGGCGATGCTAATAGTCCTAGTTTCAACACTCAACACAACGTTTATGGACATCTACTCGGCCTCAATAACGTGGAAGAACGTTAATCCAAGGGCGAATGCCAAGCTACATGTCATGCTTGTCGGTGCTGTGGGGACGATTTTGGCCTTGATATTTCCAATAGACAAGTACGAGGCATTCCTACTACTAATTGGTGGAGCCTTCGTGCCATTGGCTGCAATAATGATAACAGATTATTTCATAGTTAGAAAGAAGTACGATGCTGGTGAGCTCCTTTCAGATGAGTCGATAAAGGTTTCAGGTGTTATTGCGTGGATTATAGGATTCCTATTATATATGGGCCTAACGATGGAAAGCTTAATGGGAGTTCACGTTCCTGGGCTTAGCTCAATTGGAAACCAAATTGGAGCAAGCATTCCTGTATTCGTAACTTCGGCAGTTCTGTACTACATCCTGGATAGGTGGTTGAGGTGA
- a CDS encoding bifunctional hydroxymethylpyrimidine kinase/phosphomethylpyrimidine kinase: MRLVKTALTIAGSDSGGGAGIEADLKTFTAFGVHGLVAITSVTAQNTTSVTAIHDIPPEVVAEQIKAVAEDIGVDAAKTGMLSNAEIIKAVAKTVEKYEFPLVVDPVMIAKSGAPLLREDAIDALVKYILPLATLVTPNRFEAEKLSEMEIKTVEDARKAAKKIAEETGAKAVIVKGGHLSGDYAIDVLYHNGTFREYRAPKVEGCTHGTGCSFSAAITANLAKGLGLEDAIGVAKKFITLGIATGHRIGHGHCPVNQSSWIEIPAEKWRIYEELSEAVRKFESMNPINLIPEVGTNFVYSLPLPYARSIEDVAGVKGRIVRYGNSVKAVGPVEFGASDHLARAVLTYMKFYPEYRSAINVKYSEETIEIAKEQGLEVSFYDRREEPIEIKEKEGATIPWGIETAIKRAKSRPDVIYHLGDIGKEPMIIIFGRNPQEVLEKIRLII; this comes from the coding sequence ATGAGGCTCGTTAAGACCGCGTTAACAATTGCCGGTAGCGACAGCGGGGGAGGAGCAGGGATCGAGGCTGATCTGAAGACGTTCACGGCATTCGGCGTTCACGGATTGGTTGCAATAACCTCAGTCACCGCCCAGAACACAACCTCGGTAACAGCCATCCACGACATACCTCCCGAGGTCGTTGCGGAGCAGATAAAAGCGGTTGCGGAGGACATAGGAGTTGACGCAGCAAAGACAGGAATGTTGAGCAACGCTGAAATAATAAAGGCCGTCGCAAAGACCGTGGAGAAGTACGAGTTTCCCCTCGTCGTTGATCCTGTGATGATAGCAAAGAGCGGAGCTCCTCTCCTGAGGGAAGATGCCATTGATGCCTTGGTTAAATACATCCTTCCACTGGCTACATTGGTAACGCCAAACAGATTTGAGGCTGAAAAGCTCAGTGAAATGGAGATAAAAACCGTGGAGGATGCGAGAAAGGCGGCAAAGAAAATAGCTGAAGAGACTGGAGCGAAAGCAGTAATTGTAAAGGGAGGCCACCTCTCCGGAGACTACGCGATAGACGTTCTGTACCACAACGGCACCTTTAGGGAGTACAGGGCTCCTAAGGTAGAAGGTTGTACACACGGAACCGGGTGTTCCTTCTCAGCCGCAATAACCGCCAACCTCGCCAAGGGACTTGGACTAGAAGATGCGATAGGAGTGGCAAAGAAGTTCATAACCCTGGGAATTGCAACTGGACACAGAATAGGCCACGGCCACTGTCCCGTAAACCAGTCCTCGTGGATAGAAATTCCCGCTGAAAAGTGGAGAATTTACGAGGAATTGAGCGAGGCAGTCAGGAAGTTTGAGAGCATGAATCCCATCAATCTTATCCCAGAGGTTGGCACGAACTTCGTCTACTCCCTACCGCTTCCCTACGCCAGAAGCATCGAAGATGTTGCTGGAGTTAAGGGAAGGATAGTAAGGTATGGAAACTCGGTTAAGGCGGTAGGCCCAGTAGAATTCGGGGCAAGCGATCACCTAGCTAGAGCCGTTCTCACGTACATGAAGTTCTACCCAGAGTACAGGAGTGCGATAAATGTGAAGTACAGCGAGGAGACAATTGAGATCGCCAAGGAGCAGGGGCTTGAGGTTTCCTTCTACGACAGAAGGGAAGAGCCAATTGAGATTAAAGAGAAGGAAGGGGCCACGATACCCTGGGGTATTGAAACTGCAATAAAGAGGGCAAAGAGTAGGCCAGATGTAATATACCACTTAGGCGACATAGGAAAGGAGCCAATGATTATTATCTTTGGAAGGAACCCCCAAGAAGTTCTCGAAAAAATCAGACTTATTATTTGA
- a CDS encoding thioesterase, FlK family, with product MEQRTHKLTSERLVGKPIKLEKDYAEVELVTIDEMKVDERGLVHGGFTFGLADYAAMLAVNEPTVVLGKAEVRFTKPVKVGDRLLAKAKVVEDHGRKKIVEVKVYRGEEVVLEGKFHCYVLEKHVLDL from the coding sequence ATGGAGCAGAGGACTCATAAACTCACGTCGGAGAGGCTAGTTGGTAAGCCCATCAAGCTTGAGAAAGACTACGCGGAGGTCGAGCTTGTAACCATAGACGAGATGAAGGTTGATGAGAGGGGCCTCGTGCACGGGGGCTTTACCTTCGGCCTAGCTGACTACGCTGCGATGTTAGCCGTAAATGAACCTACGGTAGTCCTGGGGAAGGCTGAGGTTAGGTTCACGAAGCCGGTTAAAGTTGGCGATAGGCTTCTCGCAAAGGCGAAAGTTGTAGAGGATCACGGAAGGAAGAAGATAGTTGAGGTGAAGGTTTACAGAGGAGAAGAAGTGGTATTAGAAGGTAAGTTCCACTGCTACGTTTTGGAGAAGCACGTGTTAGATCTTTGA
- the rlmD gene encoding 23S rRNA (uracil(1939)-C(5))-methyltransferase RlmD — MPTVRKLNEEGFGVVGGILIPYSAPGDEIEIEEVKRIKKSRVATKWKLLRSSPLRVGARCKAFGRCGGCLLQHIDYSYQLEFKKEKLRKILGLEVEVIPSPRIFGHRNRIDLAVTVEGIGFRERRKWWSIVDIKECPVFGPTSKKAIKRLREFIEEEKIETWRIREDKGFLRYMVLREGKFTGEVMVNFVTKEGELPDPSPYFDFATSIYWSINRTKSDVSYGDVERFWGKKFIAEELDGVKYLIHPNSFFQTNSYQAVNLVKMVAKFVNGEKVLDMYSGVGTFGIYLAKKGFEVKGFDSNEFAIEMARENANINGVEAEFFVATDKEVEVRGFDTVIVDPPRAGLHPKLIKRLDREGPETLIYVSCNPKTFYQNVKQLKNYRIEEIIGLDMFPHTPHVEIVSKLSKI; from the coding sequence ATGCCAACAGTTAGAAAGCTTAATGAAGAAGGTTTCGGTGTTGTCGGAGGCATTTTAATCCCCTATTCTGCCCCAGGAGATGAAATAGAAATAGAGGAAGTTAAGAGAATTAAGAAAAGCAGAGTTGCAACGAAATGGAAGCTCTTAAGATCATCCCCCCTTCGAGTGGGAGCTAGGTGCAAGGCCTTTGGGAGATGTGGAGGTTGCCTACTCCAGCACATTGACTATAGCTATCAGCTCGAATTCAAGAAAGAAAAGTTGAGAAAAATCCTGGGGCTTGAAGTGGAGGTAATTCCCTCTCCAAGGATATTTGGGCACAGGAACAGAATAGATCTTGCAGTAACTGTCGAGGGAATAGGGTTCAGGGAGAGAAGGAAGTGGTGGAGCATAGTGGACATTAAAGAGTGTCCTGTGTTTGGCCCCACATCAAAAAAGGCGATCAAGAGACTGAGAGAGTTCATCGAAGAAGAGAAAATAGAGACTTGGAGGATAAGAGAAGATAAGGGATTCCTAAGGTATATGGTTCTTAGAGAGGGGAAGTTCACGGGGGAAGTAATGGTTAACTTCGTTACCAAGGAAGGCGAACTGCCAGATCCTTCCCCCTACTTCGACTTCGCAACCTCGATATACTGGAGCATAAACAGAACGAAGAGCGACGTATCCTATGGAGACGTTGAGAGGTTCTGGGGAAAGAAGTTCATTGCGGAAGAGCTTGACGGTGTTAAATATTTGATCCATCCAAACTCCTTCTTCCAGACTAACAGCTATCAGGCTGTCAATCTAGTTAAAATGGTAGCTAAGTTCGTTAATGGTGAAAAAGTATTGGACATGTATTCAGGAGTTGGAACGTTTGGGATATACTTGGCAAAGAAGGGCTTTGAGGTCAAGGGGTTCGATTCTAACGAATTCGCCATAGAAATGGCGAGAGAGAATGCAAACATCAACGGTGTTGAGGCGGAATTCTTCGTTGCAACAGATAAAGAGGTTGAGGTCAGGGGCTTTGACACGGTAATAGTCGATCCTCCTAGGGCCGGACTGCACCCAAAGCTGATAAAAAGGCTGGACAGGGAAGGCCCTGAAACGCTCATTTATGTCTCATGCAACCCAAAAACATTCTACCAGAATGTTAAACAATTAAAGAATTACAGAATTGAGGAAATAATTGGGCTTGACATGTTCCCGCACACACCTCACGTGGAGATTGTTTCAAAGCTCTCAAAGATCTAA
- a CDS encoding DUF72 domain-containing protein: MIFVGTCGFCERQEKYFQDFKTVEIQQTFYRILQDKTLERWRKKAPEDFVFSIKAFQGITHPPNSPTWRRSNVRPSKNVGLLRPTSEVLHYWRITLHEAKLLNARFILIQLPRSFKESDESFDNAEKFFSKIERDVEIAVELRGWSEKGRKMFVREFGVIDVVDPLVAVPLHRGDVNYYRLHGRYENGRIIYSHRYSDEELRKIRDKVLAFHVEESFVYFNNSNMCEDAMRFKRELGDGPASSLPQRG, encoded by the coding sequence ATGATATTCGTTGGAACGTGTGGCTTTTGCGAGAGACAGGAAAAGTACTTTCAAGACTTCAAAACTGTGGAGATACAGCAAACCTTTTACAGGATACTCCAAGACAAGACACTTGAGAGATGGAGGAAGAAAGCCCCGGAGGATTTCGTGTTCTCGATTAAGGCATTTCAGGGGATCACGCATCCCCCTAATAGTCCGACTTGGAGGAGGAGCAACGTTAGACCTAGTAAGAACGTTGGCCTGCTTAGGCCCACTTCCGAAGTCCTGCACTACTGGAGGATAACGCTACATGAAGCAAAGCTACTTAACGCCAGATTCATCTTAATTCAGCTCCCCAGGAGCTTTAAGGAGAGCGATGAGAGCTTTGACAACGCCGAGAAGTTCTTCTCAAAGATAGAAAGGGATGTTGAGATAGCGGTCGAGCTGAGGGGATGGAGCGAAAAGGGGAGGAAGATGTTCGTTAGGGAGTTTGGTGTTATTGACGTTGTAGATCCCCTAGTTGCCGTCCCCCTCCACCGCGGGGATGTAAACTATTATAGGCTCCACGGTAGGTACGAGAACGGCAGGATAATTTATTCGCATAGGTACAGCGATGAAGAGCTTAGGAAAATAAGGGACAAAGTTCTTGCCTTCCACGTTGAGGAAAGCTTCGTGTACTTCAACAATTCAAATATGTGTGAGGATGCAATGAGGTTTAAGAGGGAGCTCGGCGATGGGCCAGCCTCATCACTACCTCAGCGGGGCTAA
- the hflX gene encoding GTPase HflX: MRVIGVIRKSRRERVSREEFEELLRSAGYEVLAIVEQVRDEHPRYNIGPGKLEEIKKLIEELKPDKVVFANRLTPSQAYNLWKELKIDIIDKWQLVLEIFEKRAHSKEAKLQVELANLQYELPLVKEAIRRIKMGDRAGFKGMGEYQVHQYFKHIRYRMGKIREELEKIRAEREIRRKKREEEGFVLVALAGYTNAGKSTLLNALTGESIEAKNQMFTTLDTTTRRFKVNGKMLLITDTVGFIDNLPPFIVEAFHSTLEEIVKADIIVLVLDASEPWPEIRRKFFASLDVLRELKALDRPMIVALNKIDLIPREDTEEKALLLRELVNGRANLIDVVKISAKEKRLEELYSAIEKAIVLSPKFQEFEITVKDPEKVGKVIAMIHSVGELLDVDYGEGARIRAYIQTGMIRHLTKLGVEVKRVA, encoded by the coding sequence ATGAGAGTCATCGGCGTGATAAGGAAGTCAAGGCGAGAGAGAGTTAGTAGAGAAGAGTTTGAGGAGCTTTTGAGAAGCGCCGGCTATGAGGTTCTCGCAATAGTTGAGCAGGTTAGGGATGAGCATCCACGTTACAATATCGGACCGGGTAAGCTTGAAGAGATAAAGAAGCTCATTGAGGAGCTAAAGCCGGACAAAGTAGTGTTCGCTAACCGATTAACACCTTCTCAAGCTTACAATCTCTGGAAGGAGCTGAAAATTGACATAATTGACAAGTGGCAGCTCGTTCTTGAGATATTCGAGAAGAGAGCTCATTCTAAAGAGGCAAAGCTCCAAGTTGAGCTTGCTAACCTCCAGTACGAGCTTCCCCTTGTTAAGGAGGCAATTAGAAGGATAAAGATGGGGGATAGAGCAGGATTCAAGGGCATGGGTGAGTATCAGGTTCATCAGTACTTCAAGCACATAAGGTACAGGATGGGCAAGATAAGGGAGGAGCTGGAGAAGATAAGGGCCGAGAGAGAAATCAGAAGAAAGAAGAGGGAAGAGGAGGGATTCGTTCTAGTTGCCTTAGCTGGCTATACAAACGCTGGGAAGTCTACCCTCTTAAACGCCTTAACGGGGGAGAGCATAGAGGCCAAGAATCAGATGTTCACTACCCTCGATACGACGACGAGGAGGTTCAAGGTCAACGGAAAGATGCTACTCATAACCGACACCGTTGGTTTCATCGACAACCTCCCTCCCTTCATCGTTGAGGCGTTTCACTCAACGCTTGAGGAGATAGTCAAGGCCGACATAATAGTCTTAGTCCTCGATGCAAGTGAGCCATGGCCCGAAATTAGAAGGAAGTTCTTTGCCTCTCTTGACGTTCTCAGGGAGCTTAAAGCGCTAGACAGGCCAATGATAGTAGCGTTGAACAAGATAGATTTAATTCCAAGGGAAGATACCGAAGAAAAAGCTCTCCTGCTTAGGGAACTAGTAAATGGTAGGGCCAATCTCATAGATGTAGTCAAAATATCGGCAAAGGAGAAAAGGCTTGAAGAACTTTACAGTGCAATAGAAAAAGCTATAGTACTCTCTCCAAAGTTCCAGGAGTTTGAGATTACCGTTAAAGATCCAGAGAAAGTTGGGAAAGTCATAGCAATGATACATTCCGTTGGAGAGTTACTTGATGTGGATTACGGGGAGGGGGCAAGGATAAGGGCATACATCCAGACCGGAATGATAAGGCACCTCACCAAGTTAGGAGTTGAGGTCAAGAGAGTAGCCTGA
- a CDS encoding DUF2240 family protein, with translation MGLGKYRPLLEAVKLKGDEVFQSKSELIGILTFKLGIMGVSEAKQLISEAIEEGVVEETLEGLIVHTDLIEEEEEKRDVFGEMVEYIAKQLGVTELEVLEEVEKLRERYGNLDKKILAYLYGLEKGVDMSRFKDELEG, from the coding sequence ATGGGATTGGGCAAGTACAGGCCACTCTTAGAGGCCGTGAAGCTTAAGGGGGATGAGGTATTCCAAAGCAAGAGCGAGCTTATTGGTATATTGACGTTTAAACTCGGAATCATGGGGGTTAGCGAAGCTAAGCAACTAATAAGTGAGGCCATAGAGGAGGGAGTAGTGGAAGAAACCCTGGAAGGGCTTATCGTTCACACCGACTTAATTGAGGAGGAAGAGGAGAAGAGGGATGTTTTTGGAGAGATGGTGGAATACATAGCCAAACAGTTAGGAGTCACTGAACTCGAGGTTCTCGAGGAAGTAGAAAAGTTAAGGGAGAGGTATGGAAACCTCGACAAGAAGATTTTGGCATACCTTTATGGCCTAGAGAAAGGGGTTGACATGAGCAGGTTTAAAGACGAGCTGGAGGGTTGA
- a CDS encoding M20/M25/M40 family metallo-hydrolase: MKTERAKEILLQLLKIPSPSGREDRIALYIMEFLHKLDYDVHIESDGEIIDLVVNPEAELFFEVHMDTIEPRVEPFVRGNIVYGTGASDIKGGIASILLMLEQLKKEGRGLNVGIVFVSDEEKGGRGSALFMERYKPKMAVVLEPTDLEVHIAHAGNIEAYFEVDGKEAHGACPESGVNAIEQVFEMLQKLKDLEPFKVKGKYFDPHIGIQELMCENPYYLIPALCRGRLEARLLPDQEVEDVLDLIDPILDEYTLKYEYTEIWDGYELSEDEEIVQIAKQAMDVVGLDEFGAMRSWTDAINFTYNGTKTIVFGPGNLDISHTKFERIDVRDVVKASEFLMAINDIYGSH; the protein is encoded by the coding sequence ATGAAGACGGAGAGAGCGAAGGAGATACTCCTCCAACTTCTCAAGATACCCTCTCCTTCGGGGAGAGAGGACAGGATAGCCCTCTATATAATGGAATTCCTTCACAAGCTTGACTATGACGTTCACATAGAGAGCGACGGCGAGATAATTGATCTTGTTGTTAATCCAGAAGCGGAATTATTTTTCGAAGTTCACATGGACACAATAGAACCCAGGGTGGAGCCATTCGTGAGAGGAAACATAGTCTACGGGACGGGAGCCAGCGACATAAAGGGTGGAATAGCCTCAATCCTTCTAATGCTTGAGCAACTGAAAAAGGAAGGCAGGGGTTTGAACGTTGGAATAGTTTTCGTTAGCGACGAGGAGAAAGGAGGAAGGGGCTCTGCTTTATTCATGGAGCGCTACAAGCCGAAGATGGCGGTGGTTCTTGAGCCTACAGATTTGGAGGTTCACATAGCACATGCAGGAAATATAGAGGCGTACTTTGAAGTTGATGGAAAAGAGGCGCATGGAGCGTGCCCCGAGAGCGGTGTGAACGCTATTGAGCAGGTCTTTGAGATGTTGCAGAAGCTTAAGGACCTCGAACCCTTTAAGGTGAAGGGGAAGTACTTCGATCCCCATATCGGGATACAGGAGCTGATGTGCGAGAACCCCTACTACTTAATCCCCGCGTTATGTAGGGGAAGACTCGAGGCGAGGCTTCTGCCGGATCAGGAAGTTGAGGATGTCCTAGACCTAATTGATCCTATTCTCGATGAGTACACGCTGAAGTACGAGTACACGGAGATATGGGATGGTTATGAGCTTAGCGAGGACGAGGAAATAGTTCAGATAGCAAAGCAGGCCATGGATGTCGTTGGTCTCGATGAGTTCGGGGCAATGAGGAGCTGGACCGATGCGATAAATTTCACGTACAACGGGACTAAGACGATAGTGTTCGGCCCAGGAAACCTAGATATTTCGCACACTAAATTTGAAAGGATTGACGTAAGGGACGTCGTCAAGGCCAGCGAATTCCTTATGGCAATAAACGATATTTATGGATCACATTAG
- a CDS encoding inorganic phosphate transporter: MGLVISLLAVTFYLAWNIGANGSANVMGTSVGSGVLSFRQATLIVIIFTTLGAYLKGDKVMETVGRGIVQLTPEMVLVVLLTAGLMMTLATIRGLPVSTAQAIVGSSIGVAIALGLTVNWANLLKIIIAWIASPILAGVFSFLLFRMYSRVFRRIKSIKRLEIVYKWVAITGGAYMAFNLGANEVANAVGPLLATDLFDPRIAGVFGALSLSLGTITFSYGVMNTVGKKIASLDPVTAFSAQFGSAISVSLANFFGLPVSSGQAIVGGIIGVSLGAGEKVRKGTVVDIAIGWILAPILGVAFAYALTLLFLHFRLLS; encoded by the coding sequence ATGGGGTTAGTGATTTCACTGTTAGCAGTAACTTTCTATCTTGCATGGAACATAGGTGCAAACGGTTCGGCAAACGTAATGGGAACTTCAGTAGGATCTGGTGTATTAAGCTTTAGGCAGGCTACCTTGATAGTTATAATTTTCACAACCCTGGGAGCGTACCTTAAAGGGGATAAAGTAATGGAGACCGTTGGAAGGGGAATAGTCCAACTAACTCCAGAGATGGTCCTTGTTGTTTTACTAACTGCGGGTTTGATGATGACACTTGCAACTATTAGAGGATTACCAGTATCTACCGCTCAGGCTATAGTGGGTAGTTCCATCGGTGTTGCCATAGCTTTAGGTTTAACAGTTAACTGGGCAAATCTACTCAAGATTATCATTGCCTGGATAGCCTCTCCAATATTGGCTGGAGTTTTCAGTTTTCTGCTCTTTAGGATGTACTCTAGGGTTTTTAGAAGAATAAAGAGCATTAAGAGGCTTGAAATTGTTTATAAATGGGTCGCTATAACCGGAGGAGCCTACATGGCATTCAATCTTGGAGCAAATGAAGTTGCTAATGCCGTCGGTCCCCTCTTAGCTACAGATTTATTCGATCCCAGGATCGCTGGAGTTTTTGGGGCACTTAGTCTTTCCTTAGGTACGATCACGTTCAGCTATGGTGTTATGAACACCGTTGGTAAAAAGATAGCGAGCTTAGATCCAGTTACCGCCTTCTCAGCTCAGTTTGGTTCCGCAATATCCGTAAGCTTAGCCAACTTCTTTGGACTACCTGTTAGCTCTGGCCAAGCCATAGTTGGTGGAATAATAGGGGTTAGCTTGGGGGCCGGTGAAAAAGTCAGAAAGGGGACAGTCGTTGATATTGCCATCGGCTGGATTCTCGCTCCAATCCTGGGGGTAGCCTTTGCCTATGCCTTAACGCTCCTGTTCCTTCACTTCAGGCTACTCTCTTGA